From a single Paenibacillus sp. FSL R5-0345 genomic region:
- the yycF gene encoding response regulator YycF, whose translation MQMGTILVVDDEQPIADILKFNLEKEGYEVICAFDGNSAVELALSKKPDLMLLDLMLPGKDGMDVCREVRSAHLDIPIIMLTAKDGEIDKVLGLELGADDYVTKPFSTRELLARVKAQMRRQHKPSPTGVTSEPAESKQGIYHFDLFIDTDMYMVYKGGEPLDLTHREYELLYYMIKHAGKVMTREHLLQAVWGFEYFGDVRTVDVTIRRLREKIEENPSKPEYIYTRRGLGYLMHSPKSGGL comes from the coding sequence ATGCAGATGGGAACGATTCTGGTAGTAGACGATGAACAGCCTATTGCTGATATATTGAAGTTTAATTTAGAAAAAGAAGGCTACGAGGTTATTTGTGCTTTTGACGGTAACAGTGCAGTGGAACTGGCATTGTCCAAAAAGCCTGATCTTATGCTGCTTGATCTTATGCTGCCTGGTAAGGACGGGATGGATGTTTGTCGTGAGGTTCGTTCTGCGCACTTGGACATTCCTATCATTATGCTTACTGCCAAAGACGGAGAGATTGATAAGGTGCTTGGCCTGGAGCTTGGTGCGGATGACTATGTAACTAAACCTTTTAGTACACGAGAACTGCTCGCCAGAGTTAAAGCCCAAATGCGGAGACAGCACAAACCGTCACCAACGGGAGTGACGAGTGAGCCTGCAGAGAGCAAGCAGGGGATTTATCATTTTGATCTATTTATTGATACAGATATGTATATGGTATACAAGGGCGGAGAACCGCTTGATTTGACGCATCGTGAATATGAGCTGCTCTATTATATGATCAAACATGCGGGTAAGGTGATGACCCGGGAGCATTTATTGCAGGCTGTGTGGGGATTCGAGTATTTCGGTGATGTGCGGACCGTAGACGTGACGATCCGTCGTCTAAGAGAGAAAATTGAGGAGAATCCCAGCAAGCCGGAATATATTTATACCCGGCGCGGACTTGGCTATTTGATGCATAGCCCTAAAAGCGGAGGACTGTGA